The window ATTCAGTCACAGAAGTTCCACCAACATTGTCTGCATCTAGCCTCTTCTCACGGTCTCCATCATATAGAGTTGGTAAATTTCTATCTTCTTGGGTGGGGGCTTCTGAACTTAAGACCTTCTCAGTGTCCTGAGGTTCAGAAAAAGTATCACAAGCAGTGCACCCAGCATCCTCCAATGAAGTCTTCGCATCTGTCTTGCCACATTTATCAAGATGACTAGAAAGAATCTTTGACCTAATACGCAACCTCATTGGGACGGGAGTAGCATTTTCTTTAAATGGATGATTACAGTCAGTTTCATCAAAAAGCTTAACATATTCTGCCTCGTGTATAGCATCCTGACAACGACTATCATTGCCATGAATGATACCATTGATTTCATTTCGGATCCCTGAACAAGGAGAAACTCTGTGGTGGTCCTTTTCAAGCATTGAGTGCCCATTAACAACATTTTCTTCCTGAATTGCCTCATTAAATGAGCTAGGTCCAGTCACAGAGCTTGATGGCAGCAGTTCTCCCATTCTAGAGCGTTTCGCTGAGCGTGATTTGACCCCTCCCCATCTGATGTTCCCATCTTTGCACCCTACCAAGAGGTCCAAGTGGTTTTCAGTTTTTGTTGGTTGATCAATTTCATTCTTTTCTATTATGTCACCACTAGCATCACTCAGGTTGTTATCCTGACAACCAAAGTAGTTTTGACTTGCTTCAGCAGCTTCCTCAGGAGCCAAAGACGGACCAGCTAGACCAGCCTCGTAATTCTTAGGAGGTCCATATTTACTTGAATCGCGATTTGGCAATTTTAGGACCAATCTCCTCCTAATTCCACCATTGAGATTAGAGCTAGGAAACGGCTGGAGCTTATTTGTCTCATCAGAGTGATCAAAGCATATTTCTTTCCCCTTTGAATGCCCATGTTGTTCACTGTTTAAGGACACATCTGAATCTTCATTTCCATCGTTTGAGTCCTTAAGTGTGGATTCACTTTCTGATGAATCACCCTCTGAACCATATTCATCTTCTCCTTCAGTAAATGTTCCTGTAATTCTGGAAAATAAATGAAGGGCATTACGAGCAGCAGCTCTCTGGGGCCGCAAGGACTTCGATGAAGACTTTTTCTTCGCTTTTCGGCCATGTCTTGATTTCCTAGTACGATTGATCCTATGTGAACTGTTATCACACTCGTCCAAGTTCTTCCTCTTTACACGCCTTCCGGAAGATGTCATAACTTCCACCTTAAGAAAGAAGCAAAATGATTATCAAGCACTGTAAATAAAAAAAGGACAATGCTAAAACAAAATACGGGAAAGCCTTTTACTTCTGCTTTTTGTTTCTTCCTTCTTGATCTACGGAGCGCATCTTTTTGATCGCCTTCAGCCTCACTGTCTTCATCAGTGAATTCTGGATTTGCAGAGGCGTCGGAACAGAAACTCCCTTGGTCTTTTCCAGAAGAAAGCTCTTCAGTTACATTATACTCTGAATCTGATTCATCACTTTGTATCTCAATTTCTGGTTCCCAATCCATTGCATCCACAAATCCTGGAAGTGGCTCCATCAACATCTCCAAGTCTACAATGGGAAAAGTTTGGTACTGCTGGTCCATGTTGAAATCTGTCCCAATGGAAAATCGGAATGACGAGGGTCTCCATTCGATTCCAAGAGCTCCTAAACGTCTTTGTTGGTACATGCTCTGGTATGGCTCTGGATAGGGAATCATGCCTGCCATCACATCATACATAAGACATTTGgggaaaaagaatgaatgaagATATGATATTGTTTAAGCAAAAACACCAACCTGCATCACAAAGGAGATCTTGCATATTCCTCCTGTACGGAGCAAGTTGTGTTTCCTGTAAAATTTATCAATTAAGCAAAAGCATAAACGAAAGCTGTCTTTCAAGTTCACAGAAGTTGGTGTAACCGATCCCCCAGAGAGAGAAAAGAGACTTCCAGTTTGAGAAATAAAGTTTAAAAACTTAAAAGAGGCATTGTTTCAGCAAGAAAGCAGTAGTTCACGGGTACATTTATTATGTCCATACAGCTTGATGAAAAACAATTTATAATAACCATTGTGCACCCAAAACGTAATAGATTAGAGGCTCTTTAATCCCAGAGAAGCAATGTGCAGGAAAAACCACTCCAGAGTAATGAAGAACACCCCAGAATTGAAGACCATGAGAAGCAGGCGCCTCATACATATGGAGCAAACTGATGAACTGGCATATCAATTACATCTCTCTATGTACCAGATCAAGAGAACAAGTATCTTACGAAGCACGAACCATGCAAGCCACTGCAGCACTGCTAATAACCATCCATGGATGGTGATACCAATAATGTACAATTTCAAATTTATACAAATGATAGACTGCAACAAAAGAGTGAATAATTTCAAATCTATTCCCAATCAATATTTGACTAGGATGAGTTAATGTTTGAATTTACTAAAAAGTTCACTTAAGATTGTTTCGAATTAACAGGTGCTCCATCGACAGTGATACCAATTATTAACAATGTCAAATTTGAACTGTTATAGAGGATAATGGAAGATTGaatattttcaaatttcaattctaAATCAATATCAATGAGGATAAACTAGCGTTTAAATTTACTAAATGTTCACTCAAAATGTTTTGAATTAAAAAGTGCAGCCCTGAACCTATCCAGCGCCTGATCTCAACCCTCCTTTATTGTAGTTTCTTGTAATCTCAACCCTCCTTTCTTGTAGTTTCTTGAATAGACAGCACATGAGTACAAAGATAAAACAGTGTTTAGACAAGAATTGACGGATCACCAACCTGGTCAAGGACATTTCCATGTGTATCCTGAACAAGAGGGCGATAATCTCCGAGAAAAAACTGTTTAAGACATGCTTAAGAAATCATTTACTATATCCGGGACGATCCAACCAAAACACATGTGGAACTCCAACAAACCTGGTCATACTTAGCATCCTTCTGGGATTCTCCTTGCCCTGTATTCAATATGTACAATTGGCCAACATCATCTGAAAGTATTATTGACGTCCCATCCCTGTAATATAGAAAAGAACATACATCAAAGTTAACAACTTGTCCATGGCTGATTCAAAAATTTTGTGCACCCAAGATCAAATTGAGTGTAATAAATCTGCATCTCTTCTTCCAAGTAAAACAGCTTTACAGagtacaccccatgtttttgacTCGCATAACCTGTGGTTGAGTCTCTCGAGGTTGAAGTAACATTAAATGTACAGAGAAAAGATGTAAGAAGAACAAGATCATTGACTTACGGAGAAAACTTTCCATCAACTAGCTTGAATCGTCCAATTTCATATGTCCGAATAGGTGCACCTTCCCATATCTAAAAATTGAACGATTTTGTGGAATAAACTCGACACATATGTACAAAAAAATTTAGAAtgagtaaataaaaaaaaaacaaggagAAGCGGACTCACATCCCAGACAATTGTTTTCCCATCATACCCAGCGCTCATTGCTATTCTAGGATTAAAAGGATGAACATCAAGAACATAAGTCTGCAATCACCAAATGCACACAATGAGACACAGTCCAAACAAAAAAAGTAACAGCAATCAATTGTAATTAGTTCCTACGTAAGTTTAATGTCATGTTCGGGGAGCTAAAATATACTACATAAAAGGAGAAAGTGGGCCTTTGATCCAGTTCATTACAATCTCGGGCAAGTCTTGCTCACAATCTCTAAAGGCTTGTCATCTAGTGACAGCCTATGATAATCGGATTAGGTCACCAGACACCGGTGCAGATCTGCAAGCTGGATGCATCATCACCTACACCTTAGCATTCAGCGATACACTTAGGAGTATGGGTATAGGTGTTAAGAGGCAGCCACCAAATGTTTTTTACAATATATACAAGTATATATTTCGTcaattaattgaagttgttaaatTAAAGGTagtataattaatttttttgtaaCACTTGGTATTTTATTCATAAGTTATCTCATATAATAGCAAAGTGTTCTAGTAATtatgtgcatatatatatttatatatatgccATAAACCCAAAATAAAACCAAATACCCAATCAGCATATATACTTCTTCGCAATAGGTGTAGTCAAAAGCACCCAAATTAGGCTGAACAACTCCAGTGTGGATCCCACGCCCCACCCAAATCGTGTCTGACAAGGATTTGAAGGATCTGAGCAACATAGATGACAGCAATCATGACAAAACATTACAAAATTCCAGGAGATAACTTACAGATTCAGTATGACCCGTCAAAGAATGCACTAAGCTACCATCAACAGCATTCCACACACATATTCTGCAATCTGCAAATAAAGCAGTTCCATCAGAGCTACTTAAGGTCAAAAACAAGATTCTATAGGTGGAGTGTAAAAgccaaaataagaagaaaaaaaaaagagttagaacTCAGGCCTCTTGGATGAGAACAAGCTGAAGTTGAATTATCAGAACTACTTTACAAGGAACAGGACCAAGAAGTCTTATCAACAAAAAGGAACAGGACCAAGAAGCATGGTGAAGAATACCATTGAAGGGTGAAAATCTACTAATGTAACCAATAAAGAAATCTggggaaaaaaatgaaaacagtGACCAAGAGTTGCAATTTCAAAAAGCAGCCCCTGCCCAAAGAATTGTAACTTTGCCAGCTAATTTAGATGCTTTCCACATTGAGAAAAATGTATAAATACAGCATACCCATGATAGCAGCAAGAACAAAACGATTATCCAAGCTCCAGACGATCATATTAACACCGCGTGGAGTTGGAAGAATTCTTTGACGCGGACCTCCTCGAGGAGGTTGAGGTGGCATTGGCGGTGGTGGAACTTTCAAATGATAAGCTTTCTGCCAACGTCCGCCCTTTCCCTTTAAAAAAATGAATATATGGTATGAGAAAGAAGAAGTGATATGAGAACAGAACCAGATATTGATTCAAGCTTAACCAAGAAAACAAAGATTGACTGGGGATTTAAAGAGAACTCACATGTGATCTACGAGATCTTGGGATCCAAATGATTGCACTGCCATCACGGGAACAAGTAACAATGTTGTCATGATTAAACCTGAAACACGAAAACTTCGGTTGTCAAACTTCTTTAACAAACATCACAAGCAACATCTATGACAACAGAATTTACAGAATGTAGCTAACATGTTGAGAGAAGAATCATTGCAGttctccattttctcttttagTTCCTTTATTTTCCTGAGAGCATTCCAACATACCATGAGTTTTTAAACTTTGGGACAGAGTCTTCTTTTGATGCATCGGAGGGAGAAAATCTGGATGCCACAGCGCAGCCACTGCACTCAAAAAAGAAGATCATGAATCACAAGGAATGAAAATACACTTGAATGAACGAATACATGAAACCTTTTCCTGGGACTATCAACCTGAATTGCACATAATTTACATCATTTTCATGACCAGATAAAATCTCTATCTCATGATTAGGCTGCTCAGAGTCATCCGAGTTGGATTTACAAGCATTCCAGACCTACAATTAAATAAGATTCTTGTAAGCAGCAACACATCAGTGTCAGAACTACAACCACACGGTAAGTACAGTGAAATACAAGTCAGACAAAGTAATCCAGGCTTACCCTTGCACAGGTGTCCGAGCTTCCAGTTACAAAGAATGTTCCACTAGCATTAAATGCACAACAGAAGATCTGATGGCTTTGCAAAACAGTGCTTGATGATGGAACAGTATTCTTCCCTACAACCATTGAGGCAAATGTAAATAACCTTCCATGTTAATGATTTCAGAATGCTGGCAGATAAATATTGCGACTTACCAGCAACTGTTTCAGGGGCTTTTGGTATGTACAAGCGTGGAGTAAACTGAGAATATCTAGAATCCCAAATCCGACATGTTCCATCATCAGATGACCTGCGGTGATGGTAGCGGTGTTGCACATATAGTGGTCAAGGAGTGACAATACAGAGCATGCAAAGAGATAAAATATCCCTGTAAgttgtaaattttttttttttttcttttgggtaAGTTCTCTAATTTTTGGTATGCCGCTTGTATATGGGA is drawn from Nicotiana tabacum cultivar K326 chromosome 22, ASM71507v2, whole genome shotgun sequence and contains these coding sequences:
- the LOC107808998 gene encoding uncharacterized protein LOC107808998, with product MSFRKYISPSDAPSGSMKSLNLSGKANQNSQPSDPQRSTEADVDIDMGEVYFLIMHFLSAGPCHRTYGQFWNELLEHQLLPRRYHAWYSRSGGPSGDENDDGMSFPLSYNRLVERYSHVGKDHLVKLLKQLLLSVRASPLGMVGGNTVNAAAVPTLLGTGSFSLLSSDQDQTNNELKPPGHLRWPHMLVDQVRGLGLREIGGGFAKHHRAPSIRAACYAIAKPSTMVQKMQNFKKVRGHRNAVYCAIFDRSGRYVITGSDDRLVKIWSMETAYCLASCRGHEGDITDLAVNSNNTLVASASNDCIIRVWRLADGLPISVLRGHTGAVTAIAFNPRPSSIYQLLSSSDDGTCRIWDSRYSQFTPRLYIPKAPETVAGKNTVPSSSTVLQSHQIFCCAFNASGTFFVTGSSDTCARVWNACKSNSDDSEQPNHEIEILSGHENDVNYVQFSGCAVASRFSPSDASKEDSVPKFKNSWFNHDNIVTCSRDGSAIIWIPRSRRSHGKGGRWQKAYHLKVPPPPMPPQPPRGGPRQRILPTPRGVNMIVWSLDNRFVLAAIMDCRICVWNAVDGSLVHSLTGHTESTYVLDVHPFNPRIAMSAGYDGKTIVWDIWEGAPIRTYEIGRFKLVDGKFSPDGTSIILSDDVGQLYILNTGQGESQKDAKYDQFFLGDYRPLVQDTHGNVLDQETQLAPYRRNMQDLLCDAGMIPYPEPYQSMYQQRRLGALGIEWRPSSFRFSIGTDFNMDQQYQTFPIVDLEMLMEPLPGFVDAMDWEPEIEIQSDESDSEYNVTEELSSGKDQGSFCSDASANPEFTDEDSEAEGDQKDALRRSRRKKQKAEVEVMTSSGRRVKRKNLDECDNSSHRINRTRKSRHGRKAKKKSSSKSLRPQRAAARNALHLFSRITGTFTEGEDEYGSEGDSSESESTLKDSNDGNEDSDVSLNSEQHGHSKGKEICFDHSDETNKLQPFPSSNLNGGIRRRLVLKLPNRDSSKYGPPKNYEAGLAGPSLAPEEAAEASQNYFGCQDNNLSDASGDIIEKNEIDQPTKTENHLDLLVGCKDGNIRWGGVKSRSAKRSRMGELLPSSSVTGPSSFNEAIQEENVVNGHSMLEKDHHRVSPCSGIRNEINGIIHGNDSRCQDAIHEAEYVKLFDETDCNHPFKENATPVPMRLRIRSKILSSHLDKCGKTDAKTSLEDAGCTACDTFSEPQDTEKVLSSEAPTQEDRNLPTLYDGDREKRLDADNVGGTSVTELQDSQNVRSHDMMFRAVYRRSKFGRGRSGRESLSGNMEATTSNVGSHSLAEVSEAIVEGVRRTRSITLRSATCDLNPAQSNDRFMQPHDGSEGTSMEKTSGNRDNESSYEERLLGSAVAAGLRSTRTRRGSYYAREPSPPERRKSNQAARSSWLTLVAHEEGSRYIPQRGDEIVYLRQGHEEYITQNNLRDLGPWKTIKENIRAVEFCMVENLEYTTRPGSGESCAKIKLKFVDPASAVVGKSFQLTLPEVTGFPDFLVERSRYDAAIERNWTSRDKCQVWWKNEGDEDGSWWEGRILNVQAKSHEYPDSPWERYIVRYKSDPSETHQHSPWELYDADTQWEQPRLDDETREKLMRAFTKLEQSGNKAQDYYGVEKLRQVSQKSNFINRFPVPLSLEIIWARLENNYYRSLEGMKHDIEVMLSNAESYFGRNAELTMKVRRLSEWFRRTLSSL